The Pyrenophora tritici-repentis strain M4 chromosome 2, whole genome shotgun sequence genome window below encodes:
- a CDS encoding KIP1, Kinesin protein, with protein MSANSLPRPSRPSIAPPTGPLPSLPVAKSRTSNVGPTTTRASLLPGAANTSRAVSSSAVSNRQSSTSKHLTSPSVASLPADDSRGKSLPAGKSLRKTVSIGSFPQPPRHGGRANPTSPLSTSSTPGGEMVDRRVSSVSKGAVPSRNSSLNKPRTSNVGGARGLLPRSPLSPPSLLNGSADSVTVENGHLSLPSPPQSRNSSPQGSYTTSATTFEDGEDGGSDGKPLKDGKGNVIVSVRVRPDAGAKDGKHDADWEVNNKRALISYKGKEGGDYIYDNVFDPQDNNARVYDAAAKRLVRRVMEGYHGTVFAYGMTGTGKTFSMQGTATNPGVIPLAITDIFSYIRETPQREFLLRVSYIEIYNEKIIDLLAGPVIGMNGQAGPTEEIKLREDSKRGVYASPLKEEIVQSPTQLLRVIARGDNSRKVAGTQFNARSSRSHAVVQIVVESRERAPGPAATPSEKRAAIIPGGVRVSTLSLIDLAGSEKAADSKERRTEGSHINKSLLTLGTVIGRLASDKAEKDKGKGDKHLPYRDSKLTRLLQPALSGNSLVSILCTIQVGASGSVAAAVSHTGETLNTLKFASRAKNNIVSHAKKADDSMGAAGDAGSRALLDRYRLEIEDLKKQLAEGKSKETKEPKEEVHDELKIIKEEEKARELEDKQRHEEQMLEMQLARTALKERIEHLNRLILSSKSLGVNNGRSFSSMSFQRGSVMSTTHPGIERTSSIRSSASHATLEVPGRNQATPHLHMDGSEEDDSFGENGDGIASQAVQIQALQADLADKNRYIATLEKRLLHARRASHSRISMSLSHKLVGSTEEGTMIAALAERDNEIMNLRGQLEDKERMISALTSARKKNDNAHEVGSESPGSRRTSGYRRSASDGSGVSMIPTKGGSTSPATSITAPFPLPANHSSKNIEEMTRMLDEMITGRVEKTTRRSSLKPVTES; from the exons ATGTCAGCAAATTCGCTTCCGCGCCCATCGCGACCCTCGATAGCTCCACCTACGGGACCCTTGCCATCGCTGCCAGTCGCGAAATCAAGGACTTCTAATGTCGGTCCGACGACGACGCGAGCTTCTCTACTACCAGGCGCTGCCAACACCAGCCGCGCCGTCTCTTCCTCCGCCGTCTCTAACCGCCAAAGTTCAACTTCAAAGCACCTCACTTCGCCCTCTGTTGCTTCACTTCCCGCCGACGATTCTCGCGGCAAGTCACTCCCTGCAGGAAAATCGCTGCGCAAGACTGTTAGCATCGGCTCGTTTCCGCAGCCCCCTAGACACGGCGGAAGGGCAAATCCCACCAGCCCCCTCTCGACCAGTTCGACTCCAGGTGGAGAAATGGTCGATCGCCGCGTTTCATCAGTCTCAAAGGGCGCAGTTCCCTCCCGCAACAGCAGTCTGAACAAGCCACGGACGTCCAATGTTGGTGGAGCACGCGGTTTACTTCCACGGTCGCCTCTCTCACCGCCGAGTTTACTCAACGGCAGTGCCGACTCAGTGACGGTCGAAAATGGCCATCTCAGCCTGCCTTCCCCACCCCAGAGCCGCAATTCTTCTCCCCAAGGATCCTATACGACAAGCGCGACCACGTTCGAAGATGGCGAAGATGGTGGTTCTGACGGCAAGCCCCTCAAGGACGGCAAGGGCAACGTCATTGTCAGTGTACGAGTCCGGCCAGACGCGGGCGCCAAAGACGGCAAGCACGACGCAGATTGGGAAGTCAACAACAAGCGCGCACTCATCTCCTACAAGGGCAAGGAGGGCGGAGACTACATTTATG ACAACGTATTCGACCCCCAAGACAACAACGCCCGCGTATACGATGCTGCAGCTAAGCGACTCGTCCGACGTGTCATGGAGGGCTACCACGGTACCGTTTTCGCTTACGGCATGACTGGAACCGGCAAGACATTTTCCATGCAGGGCACTGCTACAAACCCTGGTGTTATACCATTGGCTATTACCGATATCTTCTCCTATATCCGAGAGACGCCTCAGCGAGAGTTTCTTCTTCGGGTGAGCTATATTGAAATCTATAATGAGAAGATCATTGATCTGCTGGCTGGACCCGTCATTGGTATGAATGGCCAGGCTGGACCTACCGAGGAGATCAAACTGCGCGAGGACAGCAAACGTGGCGTTTATGCGTCGCCACTAAAGGAAGAAATCGTGCAGAGTCCCACACAACTTCTGAGGGTCATCGCCCGTGGCGACAACTCCCGTAAAGTTGCAGGAACTCAATTCAACGCGCGCAGTTCGCGAAGTCATGCCGTGGTGCAGATTGTCGTCGAAAGCCGAGAACGCGCTCCCGGCCCCGCAGCCACTCCGAGTGAGAAGCGAGCGGCTATCATTCCCGGTGGTGTCCGTGTGTCGACGCTGAGTCTGATTGATTTGGCTGGATCAGAAAAGGCTGCTGACAGCAAGGAGAGGCGTACTGAGGGTTCCCACATCAACAAGAGTCTTCTCACCTTGGGTACAGTCATTGGACGATTGGCCTCCGACAAGGCAGAGAAGGACAAGGGAAAGGGAGATAAGCACTTGCCGTACAGAGACAGCAAGCTCACTCGACTTCTCCAGCCTGCTCTTTCTGGTAATTCGCTGGTCAGTATCCTATGTACGATCCAGGTTGGAGCCAGTGGAAGCGTTGCCGCAGCAGTCAGCCATACGGGCGAGACACTCAACACCCTCAAGTTCGCATCTCGTGCTAAGAACAACATTGTCAGTCATGCCAAAAAGGCCGACGACTCCATGGGCGCCGCCGGAGACGCAGGAAGTCGAGCCTTGCTGGACCGCTACCGATTAGAGATCGAGGATCTGAAGAAACAGCTCGCGGAAGGCAAGAGCAAGGAGACTAAAGAGCCAAAGGAAGAGGTACACGATGAGCTGAAAATCAtcaaggaagaagagaaggcGCGCGAACTAGAGGACAAGCAGCGGCACGAAGAGCAGATGCTTGAGATGCAACTGGCAAGAACTGCGCTGAAGGAGCGAATCGAGCATCTCAACAGGCTGATTCTGAGCTCCAAGTCTCTGGGAGTGAACAATGGCCGGTCATTTTCATCCATGAGCTTCCAGCGTGGCTCCGTCATGAGCACCACCCACCCCGGTATCGAGAGAACGAGCTCCATCCGATCATCCGCAAGCCATGCCACGCTCGAAGTACCCGGTCGAAACCAAGCAACGCCACACCTACACATGGACGGCTCTGAAGAGGACGACTCCTTTGGTGAGAACGGAGATGGCATTGCGAGCCAGGCAGTGCAGATACAAGCACTGCAGGCTGATCTAGCGGATAAGAACCGTTACATCGCGACCCTTGAGAAGCGGTTGTTGCACGCTCGCCGAGCAAGCCACTCTCGCATCTCCATGTCACTGTCGCACAAACTCGTGGGCAGCACCGAGGAAGGAACCATGATTGCAGCCCTTGCTGAAAGGGATAACGAGATCATGAACCTTCGCGGTCAGCTTGAAGACAAGGAGCGAATGATTTCGGCCCTTACGTCCGCCCGCAAGAAGAACGACAACGCGCATGAGGTGGGAAGTGAATCACCGGGCAGCCGGCGCACGTCCGGTTACCGACGCAGTGCCAGCGATGGTAGCGGAGTTAGCATGATTCCCACCAAAGGAGGATCAACGTCGCCTGCTACTAGTATTACAGCCCCGTTCCCCCTCCCAGCCAATCATTCCAGCAAGAACATCGAGGAGATGACGCGCATGCTCGATGAGATGATCACCGGTCGTGTTGAGAAGACCACCAGGCGAAGCAGCTTGAAACCTGTTACGGAGAGTTGA